The Desulfovibrio desulfuricans nucleotide sequence GCCTTGGCACTGACGTGCTTGCGCAGGAACCTCGGCAGGACGAGAACCCCCTATTTTCAGCGCCCAATACGCTTATTACGCCGCACATTGACTGGGCTACCTCACGTGCGCGG carries:
- a CDS encoding NAD(P)-dependent oxidoreductase; translation: KTLSSMRKVAILLNTSRGPLVDEAAAAEDLKSGHLLGLGTDVLAQEPRQDENPLFSAPNTLITPHIDWATSRAR